CATGCTGCCGACCGTTGGCGGGGCTTCGCCACCGCCCATTTTGGCACGTTGCTCCTTCAAGATGGCCTTGCGCGAGAGACGAATGCGATTACCTTCAATGGAAAGCACCTTGACCAGCACTTGATCGCCTTCTTTGAGTTCATCGTGAATATCGGCAATACGATGCTCAGCAACTTCGCTAATATGCAGCAGACCATCGGTTCCGGGGAAGATTTCCACAAAGGCGCCGAATTCAGCCAGCCGAACGACTTTTCCGAGGTAGGTCTTCCCTACTTCCGGTACGGCAGTGAGATCGCCGATCATCTGCAGGGCCTTAGCGGCTGCTTCCTCGTTGTTGGAAGCGACGTTGACCTTGCCGGTGTCGTCCACATCAATCTTGACTCCGGTCGCATCAATGATACCCCGGATAACTTTGCCGCCCGGGCCAATGAGATCGCGAATCTTATCCACTGGAATCTGCAGAGTATGGATGCGCGGAGCGTGTTCGGAGACCTTAGTGCGCCCCTCACCCAGAACTTCATTCATGCGATCGAGGATGAACAATCTTCCCTGGCGGGCCTGCTCCAGGGCTTCACGCATGATCGTGGTGCTGATGTTGGGCACCTTGATATCCATTTGCAGGGCGGTAATGCCGTCGCGTGTGCCTGCCACTTTGAAATCCATATCGCCGTAATGATCTTCGGCACCAGCAATGTCCGTCAGGATGGCGTAGGCATCACCTTCCTTCACCAATCCCATGGCTACGCCGGCAACCGGGGCCTTGAGGGGCACACCAGCATCCATCAGGGAAAGCGATGCGCCGCAGACGCTTGCCATGGAAGACGATCCATTGGATTCCAGAATGTCAGAGACCACGCGCATGGTATAGGGCCAAACATCTTCGCCCGGCAGCACCGCTGAGATAGAGCGCTCGGCGAGAGCGCCGTGGCCGACTTCGCGGCGTCCGGCTCCACGCATGAAAGAAACCTCGCCCACCGAAAAAGGCGGGAAATTGTAATGCAGCATAAAACGCTTTTTGGTCTCTCCCTCAAAGCGCTCAATGCGTTGCATATCATCGGTGGTGCCCAGAGTAGTAGTCACCAGGGCCTGGGTTTCGCCACGGGTAAAGACGGATGAGCCGTGGGTGCGAGGCAGCACACCCACTTCAATACTGATGGGGCGTATCTGATCGAAGGCGCGGGCATCGGGACGGCGACGGTCCTTCGTCACCTGCTCGCGGAAAATACGCTCACGCAGAACTTCATAGTAATGCGAGAGGCGCTTACGAGCTGCCTCGTCATCTTCTGAAATCTGGCCAATGAGTTCTTTCTTAATCTCATCCACCAATTGGTAGCTCTCGGATTTGGGGTGCTTTTTGGTATCCAGCGCATCACTCAAGCGCTCGCCGACCTTGGCCTTCAACTCGTCGTAATAAGCCTGCTCGAATTCCACAGGTGCGACTTCGCGCTTTTTTACACCTACCAACTCAGCAAGGCTGCGGATGGCAGAACATATTTTCTTGATCTCGGTGTGAGCAAATTCAATGGCATCAACTATGATCTCTTCACTCACCTCGCGGACGCCGGCTTCGATCATCACAATGCCTTCCGGCGTACCCACTACCGTAATGTTCAGTTTGCCCTCTGCGATCTCTTTATAGGTGGGATTGATGATGAACTTGCCATCGATCTGGCCAACCCGTACTGCGCCTACCGAATAAGGGAATGGAACATCGGAAACCGCCAAGGCTGCGCCGGCACCATTAATAGCAAGCACGTCAGGATCGTTTTCAGTATCGGCAGAGAGCACAAGAGCAATAACCTGGGTATCGTTGCGGAATCCTTCGGGAAAGAGCGGGCGGATGGGGCGGTCAATCATGCGGCTGGTCAGGATTTCACGTTCGCTGGGACGGCCTTCGCGCTTGATAAAGCCGCCGGGGATGCGTCCGCCGGCATAGGTGTATTCACGGTAATCCACCGTCAGGGGGAAAAAATCCGTGCCTTCGCGTGGTTGGGCGTTGGCGCAGGCGGTTGCGAGGATTACATTGTCGCCGCTGCGCACCACGGCTGAGCCGTGCGCTTGCTTGGCCCAATGGCCGGTTTCAAAAGAGAGTTTTTTGCCACCTGCGAGTTCAACGGTGACTTCGTGCTTCATAGAGTTCCTTCTTTCCTGCGAAGATGCATGGCTTCCGTGTTGGTGGGTGAGAGAGCGAAGCGGCCCTGATGTTTGCTGCTATGCGGCGCCCCTGCCGATGCAGCGAAATACACTAATCCTAATGCAGAACTACCTGGTCCAGTTGCTGGCAAAGGCAGAAATTACTTGCGGATGCCGTGCTTCTGAATAACGGTTTTGTAACGCTCGGAGTCGTAGGTCTTCAGATAATCGAGCAAACGACGTCGCTTGCTAACTAGCATAAGAAGCCCGCGCCGGGAGGCGTGATCCTTCTTGTGAGTTTGGAAGTGCTGCGTCAAATCACCTATTCTTTCCGAAAGAATCGCAATCTGCACTTCGGGGCTGCCGGTATCGTTGTTATTCCGCTGATGCCGGATGATAATCTCTTGCTTTTGCTGCTTCGCTAACACTTGGCTTGATGCACTCCTACTGTTTTATTTTCAATCGTTTGTAAACCTTACTACAGTAACACGCTGGAGGTAAGCGTGTAAAGGCAGGGCGGTTGGAGTCTATCTTTTGACTGTTAGCTTTTGGCTTATGTGATACTTAGGCGGAATTGCGAGTCTGGGCAACCGTACTCTGTGGCGCTTTTTTCCTGGATACAACCGATTTATTCAATTCCAGTATTCCGATGATAGGACCAGGCATGCCCGTATCAACGCCCCGACGGACAGGACGAGATCTTTGGCAAAGCTGCCCCATCAACTGACGCTCATGCTGGTTGAGCACGTGTTCGGGAAGCACATTAAAATTGCGGAAAGTCCATAAAAGCTGAAGGCGCTGCGCAAAGGAAGGCTCGACAAAGCGCAACTCACCGTCGGTCTCGAC
The DNA window shown above is from Terriglobales bacterium and carries:
- the pnp gene encoding polyribonucleotide nucleotidyltransferase — translated: MKHEVTVELAGGKKLSFETGHWAKQAHGSAVVRSGDNVILATACANAQPREGTDFFPLTVDYREYTYAGGRIPGGFIKREGRPSEREILTSRMIDRPIRPLFPEGFRNDTQVIALVLSADTENDPDVLAINGAGAALAVSDVPFPYSVGAVRVGQIDGKFIINPTYKEIAEGKLNITVVGTPEGIVMIEAGVREVSEEIIVDAIEFAHTEIKKICSAIRSLAELVGVKKREVAPVEFEQAYYDELKAKVGERLSDALDTKKHPKSESYQLVDEIKKELIGQISEDDEAARKRLSHYYEVLRERIFREQVTKDRRRPDARAFDQIRPISIEVGVLPRTHGSSVFTRGETQALVTTTLGTTDDMQRIERFEGETKKRFMLHYNFPPFSVGEVSFMRGAGRREVGHGALAERSISAVLPGEDVWPYTMRVVSDILESNGSSSMASVCGASLSLMDAGVPLKAPVAGVAMGLVKEGDAYAILTDIAGAEDHYGDMDFKVAGTRDGITALQMDIKVPNISTTIMREALEQARQGRLFILDRMNEVLGEGRTKVSEHAPRIHTLQIPVDKIRDLIGPGGKVIRGIIDATGVKIDVDDTGKVNVASNNEEAAAKALQMIGDLTAVPEVGKTYLGKVVRLAEFGAFVEIFPGTDGLLHISEVAEHRIADIHDELKEGDQVLVKVLSIEGNRIRLSRKAILKEQRAKMGGGEAPPTVGSMTLEGGDGDFSAEDTHSEGEPNFNRVEGEPAHAGRPPHRDRGGDRGGDRGGRGGRRGGRGGRNGGGHRGGSGGSGGGHRH
- the rpsO gene encoding 30S ribosomal protein S15; this translates as MLAKQQKQEIIIRHQRNNNDTGSPEVQIAILSERIGDLTQHFQTHKKDHASRRGLLMLVSKRRRLLDYLKTYDSERYKTVIQKHGIRK